From Brassica oleracea var. oleracea cultivar TO1000 chromosome C3, BOL, whole genome shotgun sequence, a single genomic window includes:
- the LOC106336013 gene encoding glutathione S-transferase U5-like, with protein MAEKEEVKLLGIWASPFSRRIEMALKLKGIPYDYVEEILEHKSPLLLALNPIHKKVPVLVHNGKTILESQVILEYIDETWKQNPILPQDPYERFKARFLGKLVDEQIITAGFVSMARADEKGREALAEQTRELIMNLEKELVGKDFFGGKSVGFLDLVAGSMIPFCLERGWEGIGLKVITEEKFPEYSRWVKNLEKIEAVKDCIPPREKHVEHMNYMGERIRSA; from the exons ATGGCGGAGAAAGAAGAAGTGAAGCTTCTGGGGATATGGGCGAGCCCTTTCAGCCGTCGGATCGAGATGGCTCTCAAACTCAAAGGGATACCGTACGATTACGTTGAAGAAATATTGGAGCACAAAAGCCCTTTGCTTCTTGCACTCAACCCTATCCACAAGAAGGTCCCTGTTCTTGTCCACAATGGCAAAACCATTCTCGAGTCTCAAGTGATTCTTGAATACATCGATGAGACTTGGAAACAGAATCCAATTCTCCCCCAGGATCCTTACGAGAGATTCAAGGCTCGATTCTTAGGCAAACTCGTCGATGAACAG ATCATCACTGCGGGTTTTGTATCAATGGCAAGAGCAGACGAGAAAGGAAGAGAGGCTTTGGCCGAGCAGACAAGAGAACTGATTATGAATCTGGAGAAGGAACTTGTCGGAAAAGATTTCTTCGGTGGTAAGAGTGTCGGGTTTTTGGATTTGGTCGCCGGAAGTATGATTCCGTTTTGTTTGGAGAGAGGTTGGGAAGGAATTGGATTGAAAGTGATTACAGAGGAGAAGTTTCCAGAATACAGCAGATGGGTGAAGAACTTGGAGAAGATTGAGGCTGTGAAAGATTGTATTCCTCCAAGAGAGAAACATGTTGAACACATGAATTATATGGGGGAAAGAATCAGATCCGCTTAG